The nucleotide sequence CTCCATGACAAAGTTTGGCTTAGGGCCCCAAAAGGCTAGGGAAAAAGGTCCTGTGAATATGACAATGGCAACTCCAACTCTGTTTCTGAATGCCTTGTTCCTCAGTTTGTCCTGCCACACTCTCGTGGCAGCTCTCATGGCCAGACACGCATCATCCGCAAGGCCTATGATGAGGACTACTACACCCACATGATGGAGGAGTGCTATCAGCTCTGGTCTCAGCTGGAGAAAGAGGCCAACGTCAAGCTGTACAGGTGAGGACCTTAAGAAAAAGTACACGGTCTGTCTCAATAGGGGGAAGCAGCGTTAGAAGAACATTGTGAAAGCTTTATACCAGAACACTGAGATTTGTCACATTCAATCTGTTTCACCAGTGTTCAAGCAGCAACTCAATCTGTGTGAGCTATAGATGGATGACTTTCTCATTACCTCGCACGTCACCGAATCACCCCAGACAGCTCCCTGCCTGCCTTTGAATGTGGAACAAGGATTTTTCATCTCAACAAACCCCAATTCTCATTCCCAGAGCGAGGAGGGTTTGTTCTTGTAAATACTACAGCAGAATCAAAGTTAGAGCCAGACAGTCAGAGCCTTCAACCTCTGCCTCCCCACCTAAAGCTTCCCTGAACCATTGTCTTAGTTTGAAACCCATTTTGGTTGTCAGTATCAGTCAGCTGCATAACAAATTTGTCATTATACTGTTAGATGACTGATGGATCAATCACCAGTCGTCTACCGCACCAATGTTATGTTCCCAAGGCAAGCACACAATAGCTATAGATCTCCCTCCCTCGGAGCAGCCATCCACGGCAGATGACTGATCGGTCCCCACACTAAGGCCACCTGTGCCCTTGGGCTGGCTAAAACTACAGCACAATGAGAAATGTTGAAGCTATGGCTGCGTGAATCTTTCTGAgcaatttgtatttgtatttctcAGCCCTGAGGATAGACTTTGAGATGGGTTGGACGATAACCAAATGCCCTTTGACCACAGGCCATTCTGCATAGTGGCCACACATACATTGCAACCAGCAAACCAGTCTCACTCAGTCATCACACAGCGTGACATGGGTGGCATGGAAGCATGCATCATGTTTAGGACCTTACATGCACTCACGCTTCGCTCTCTCCTTCATTCTCACACacatgtggacacacacacagtcacacacacagtcacacacactcctAAAATTCTCTGATGAACGGGTAAGGCCGTTAGCAGGTGCTGGCTGATGCATCATGTGGGTTGACAGATGTTGGAGCAGCCTTTAGAAAGCACTGTTCTCATAGGGCAGGCCAGCCATCCATCAACCAGACTGCTGCATTAGGGCCCCCTGTTTTTCATAACCTTTCACTCTGAGATCTTATAACTTACCACAGGCTAGGATTTTACAACATTAAATATGCTCAGTGTACTCAGTTTTACAAACTGTTGTTTCATCAGATTGCCTTCCTTAGATTAGATTGTAAGAGGCCATCTGTGATTTACAGTATACTTACAGGTAAGCTGTTGATTGATTGTGTGGTTCAAACCACTTGCAAATGTGACGACTGGGTTTTCACCAGGGTCTTCTATGTATCACACACAGAAGGTTGGTTGGCACCTGAATTGGGGAGGacggtaatggctggagcagaattgtTAGAATGGTTTCAAATGCCATTctattcgctccgttccagccattattatgagccatcctccccttaGCAGCCTCCGGTGGTATCACAAGACTGTGTTAGTCTGCTGAGCTAAAACCCTTAGCTCGGGGGGCCAACACATGTCTTCAGGTCTCAGACATGGTTATTCATCATGTGAGCATGGTTCTCTGAACCCCAATGATTTTAGTTTAGCGATCAATTCCGTATCACGGAAGATCCACATTATAGTGCAATTataatttaaaggtaatttccagTTGAGCCAAGTATACCGTGAATTCAGTCTCCGGAAACGCGGAAACTTGATTCTACATTTTAATTGTGCTATTGTGCGGCTCTTCTGTGATacggattgaatctaggccttagTTTATCTTAGTTTATTTATTTCCACAAATGAAAACAGGACATTCACTACATGATGATTAGGACCTCCTCTCCCAGACGTACAGGTCTGCTAGTGATGGGTCCAGAGCAGGGGGACTACCAGGTGTTCAAGTCCACCCTGGAGAGGAACAAGGTTCCCATAGTGATCCTGCCGAGGGAGGAGTTCAGCCAACACATCCCCCATGTTAACCTTTCCCAGGGAAACGCAGCCCTGGTGGACACCACTGCCGGAGTGCTGTACGCTGACCGCACACTCAAAACTGTACAGGTAAGATGCTGTACACTGACCACACACTCAAAACTGTACAGGTAAGATGCTGTACAGTGACTACACACTCAAAACTGTACAGGTAAGATGCTGTACGCTGACCACACACTCAAAACTGTACAGGTAAGATGCTGTACGCTGACCACACACTCAAAACTGTACAGGTCAGATGCTGTACACTGACCACACACTCAAAACTGTACAGGTAAGATGCTGTACGCTGACCACACACTCAAAACTGTACAGGTAAGATGCTGTACGCTGACCGCACACTCAAAACTGTACAGGTAAGATGCTGTACGCTGACCGCACACTCAAAACTGTACAGGTAAGATGCTGTACGCTGACCGCACACTCAAAACTGTAAAGGTAAGCTGCTGTACACTGACCGCACACTCAAAACTGTACGGGTAAAATGCTGTACACTGACCGCACACTCAAAACTGTACAGGTAAGATGCTGTACGCTGACCATACACTCAAAACTGTACAGGTAAGATGCTGTACACTGACCACACACTCAAAACTGTACAGGTAAGATGCTGTACGCTGACCGCACACTCAAAACTGTACAGGTAAGATGCTGTACGCTGACCGCACACTCAAAACTGTACAGGTAAGATGCTGTACGCTGACCGCACACTCAAAACTGTACGGGTAAGATGCTGTACACTGACCGCACACTCAAAACTGTACAGGTAAGATGCTGTACGCTGACCGCACACTCAAAACTGTACAGGTAAGATGCTGTACGCTGACCGCACACTCAAAACTGTACAGGTAAGATGCTGTACACTGACCACACACTCAAAACTGTACGGGTAAGATGATGTACACTGACTGCACACTCAAAACTGTACAGGTAAGATGATGTACACTGACTGCACACTCAAAACTGTACGGGTAAGATGATGTACACTGACTGCACACTCAAAACTGTACGGGTAAGATGATGTACACTGACCACACACTCAACTGTACGGGTAAGATGCTGTAAGCTGACcgcacacacaaaactgtacaggTAAAAGTGGCAAACAGTTTGGTATGTATTGCTTACAAATCTGTAAAAGGCATTCTGCATTATGTTTGCATCCTAGAGGAGGTCATTATTACCAGATGCAGTTCATTGATTGGCCTGGATTGGATTGTACCTTTAACCCACATTGTCTCAGTGCCTCTTCTAGGGTGTGATAAGACCTCCATAAAGTACTGCTCTCCCTTTCCTTTAGTGCTGCCCTGTTTGTCCTTTACATTACCCCAATGAGTGTCTGACTCTGTAATGATCATTCATTAGTGTTTATCAGCAGCTAGGTAATTGTGTTTTGACCACTAATTAGGAAATACATGATGGCTTGTACACACAATTTGGGAATACTGTATTGGCgtcagggagacagatagaccaAGAAAATATGAACTGAACAATGACAAATAGCTCTCATACCACATTTAATTCATATGCCTCGGTACACATACTACAATCACAAAATGAGTATTTATTTTACAACGACAACTACCGACATAGGAACTTTTTATAGCATTGAATTGAGTTTATTCAGACATTGGCAGGGAGAAACAAAGCATGGGAGAGGAACAGCCTGAAAACACCAACTGAAATGCTTCATTATTTTACTGCTACCTCGGAACAATTATCCTGTCTTGTATTGATTGAACAGATTTTTCCTCTCTGTTGTTCAGATCAAGCATAAAGCATACATTACAACTTGTCTATAGTCGTGATAATAGATGTTTCTACAGCCGCCAAGATTACCACCATGtattctcattctgtctgtctagTTTCATAACCTCCTATCAACATTCTGTCTCACAATCTGCCAGCGTCGATCGTGATTCATTGATGTTTTGTGAAGGGGTGGGgtgtctgtgtctttgagagTTTGCACATGTGCATAACCATGAGTGTTTTTCCACGAAACgggcagtggtgattttagcatgtaaatcttggtggggcaaactcaatgtttttttgttgttgatgcatgccagcaaagccactacgcAACACATAAATCGCACTATAACGGTGAAAAACGgtacccacaaactgttagggcctacataaagctgtcccaacagcagagttttcttttcagcaccatggagtgaatccttaccaccactacacctggctatcagtggggccttgtctggcagcgaaatagTTCATTCAGAAATATTTAgtgcttttttttaaacatagctgatatggctgacttgcttaaacaaatgtggttactACAGACCATTGAGATGTggaaactatggcataagggaacaatGAGCGCACAAGAGGCAATAAAATCATTTCGATGAAGACATTAGTGAGCTAGCTAGgacagacgtagtcaatataactgttcagcaatttcaaaatgtacagcgacagaattcataACATGGGTCGTTCTTACAATATTaaccctgtacaccaagtcaaaaccataggataaataagggggcatataagcagacaatgaaagctcttacaatattcgatgattacatttttctaaaacaggctataggatacatgtgcaccaccaagttatgagggggaaagggaccaaattattagggttcGGCACATGGGCTACTTATTACAGCTTATTACAACTTACCAGCTACTACtacttggtgattccaaacttcttccatgtaagaatgataatatataataataataatataataatatatgccatttagcagacgcttttatccaaagcgacttacagtcatgtgtgcatacattctacgtatgggtggtcccgggaatcgaacccactaccctggcgttacaagcgccatgctctaccaactgagctacagaatgatggaggcctctgtgattttggggacctttaatgctacagacatttttggtatcttccccagatctgtgcctcgacacaatcctgactTGGAGCTCTATAGACAATTCATCACAATCAGCAGATAGGTTGTATCTCTCAGGCTCACATAGGCATCCGGGTCTCTTACCTGCACTCTAATCTACTAGATAATAAGACTGCTTTATTACGGTTTCAGCTGCCCTGCCCCTTGGTTGTCTGTCTTATACCTGCATAGACATCCACATTCCACTGTTAAACTTGAATTAACCCTCAACGGAGGAGAAGTTCACCTCAGGATTTGTTGTGACTGGGATGCTTATATGGACTGTAAACTTCACTTGCATTGTGTTAGGTTTATTTACATGTTACCTGCTTGATACTATTCCACTTCAGTTACTAAGGTTCCTCTGTGTCAGTTTGTTCTCATTCATTTTGAACACACCTTACACTAACTGGAACCGTTCTCCATCTCCATCACCAGGGACAGTTCCAGAAACTGGGGGGCGTGATCAAGGACGGACAGAAGGTGATTGACATCACACCGGGCTCTGTGGTAACCGTGACGACAGTCAGTGGGGTGTACAGAGCTAAACGCTTGGTGATCACAGCTGGACCCTGGGCCAACACCCTGCTGTCCCACACAGGCCTTCAGCTACCACTGCAGGTAGGCTACTCACTGTAGAACCAGCCAACTCACTACCTCTAACATGAGCTCACACTCCAAAGCACTCCAGTGGAATCCAGTCCACTACTGTCACACCAGGCATACTATGATATGCTCCATATCTTTGATATTGTCAAAGCGCAGTGTCATAAATGTTATACACTCAAACACAAATAGACAATACGGCAGTTGCAATTGAGCTTTATGGGGCATGTATTTGACAACACAAGATTTAAGAAAGGATTTAAAGCATAAAGGATTTAAAGCTCTATTCCAAAGTTCAGCACGCAACCATAAAACCCATACCCCATCACATCATTAATGTTAGTAGATAAGGGCAACATTTTGTCCAACCCCAGGTCAAAAAACAAGTCCAATCTCCCCCAATATAGGCCTCCCTCCCCCAGACTATAAGCAGGGAGTGATGACCCGTCATAGCTCTGGTTGGTTCAAGGCAAACCAAGAGGGAGAGTCTGCAGCCCAGTGCTGGCGGAACACTCGGTCTGCTATGAGGAATAAACTAAACAAACCCATTCATAGACTATCTTTTACACAGGGCGGTAGGGAGGGAGCCAGCCAAGCAATCTCACAATATATCACCCACCCAAAAGAAAAGGTGATGAAAAAATACTGGGCGTTATTTAAGTTGAGAATTGGAGTTTGTATTGGAATTGCATTATTCAGGATAGCGAGAGGGGCCCGTGGAAGCCATGCCTGAGTGAGCACATAGAGAAAGTATGAGGTATGAGCTTGCCTTaaatactgctctctctctctctttctctctctccacctactgAATTTTGATGGTCCCCAGAATGAGACGGCTGCCTGTTAGTTTATTAAACTAAAGCTAGTGAACATTGTGTCCTTATTACCACGTACTGGGAAGATGTGATTTGTCTGAGTGTGTATGCATTTCATTAAATCCCCATTCTCACTGCCGCTACACCACCGCTACCTTTGTAATTGCAGTTGGATTCGATACAACGATGGTAATGGGTAACAtaaaatcaaatcttatttgtcacaagcGCCAAATACAGACCTTTACAgtgaaataagaaataaaagtggAGGAattcaaatagtctgggtagctatttgattagatgttatggcttgggggtagaagctgtttagaagcctcttggacctagacttggtgctccggtacctcttgccatgcggtagcagagagaacagtctatgactagggtggctggagtctctgaGTCTTTTTTTGTCTttgagggaggtaggagggggaggggaacatTTTCCCAAGTGCAAGGATCTTCTTTAATCAAATCCCTAATTAAACTAAGAATCATTTTACGGAGGCCTATACCTGGGCCCTGGGTCCTTGCACTGTGCTGAtgactgtctatctgtctgttgcttcCCTGATTAATTAGGTGATAAAGATTAACGTGTGCTACTGGAGTGAGAAGATCCCTGGCTCCTACAATGTCCAGCACCGCTTCCCCTGCTTCATCCAGCTGGAATCAGAGGAGGCAAAGCATCACATCTACGGCCTCCCATCCAATGAATACCCAGGCCTGATGAAGGTTTGGGCTTTTAAATACCATAATGTTCCACGCAAGATTCAGTGATGCATTTGCTTTGTTCTCAAGCAAGGTTACTAACCACACACGCATAGTCCACCAAACCACCTTTATTACACTGTTTCCTAGTCTTATTATGTTGAATTTAAATAGAAATACATTCAACTTTTGCTGAGCTCAGAAGTAGGGCAGCAACACTGTCAGCCCCCAAAGTTCTCCAACACTTCCGGATACATAATCACAGGGGAATCTTGTCTGTGTTGCGCTTCCATTTTCTATTCCATCTCTATTTTGAGCATGATGGCAAGCCAGCAGGAGTTGGGAGAGTAATAGCAGCACATGCATGCAAAGGAGAGGGACAGATGGCTGTGCCACATCACATTATTCACTCTGTGGTGTAGTCAACAGTGCTTTGTAACCCATGCACTGTAGATAGAATGCTAATGCTCGGTCAGGCTAAACCATTTTTATTTACCTATCAAAAGAAAATGCTGCCACACTTTTGATTACCTTTCAAATCAAAATGTGGACACTTCATAGAACATTGCATTTACATGACATAGGCCTTATACTGTTCTACTTAGGGTCGATGTTCCTGGTAAGGGCACTCCGACTCTAATTACGTTCAATACAGTTAGTTTGCATAAAGGTCAGTTGATGAGGTTTTTCTTCTCTTTTTGAAGATTTGCTACCACACGGGCCCTGAGACGGACCCTgatgagagggacagacagacggacaggggGGACATAGACATCTTACAGCGTTACATCACCCGCTGCTTCCCTGGCCTGGTGCCCATCCCTGCTGTGGTGGAGAGCTGCATGTACACAGTGAGTATTACCCGTTTCAGAGCTgcatggggctcccgagtggtgcagtggtctaaggcactgcatctcagtgctagaggtgttactacagaccctggtttgattccaggctgaatcacaaccagctgtgattgggagtcccatagggtggtgcacaattggcccagtgtcgtctggttTAACCGGGGTAggtggtcattgtaaataataatttgttcttaactgacttgcctagttacataaaggttcaattaaaaaaatatgtacACAATGTTAACATCTCTGCTGCTTTACTGTATCCCAGTAATGGCCATAATACAGTAATGGCCCACAATAGCAATTTACTCTGAACAATTAGAATACCATAATCTTTTCAGTTGGGCTTCATTGTTTATAATCTAAAAATCTTTGATCTTCCTACCAAGGCAAGGTACAGAATAGAAATGGGATGAGGGTGGTTCTGGAGTTGAAAATGCAGAGCGAGAACCATTGCGCTGTTTGCCATACCAATCACATCACATGCTCCACGGCTGCATTACCTTTGGGATTCAAACACTAATGGAAAACATCACAGACACTGAATATGATTGGAAACCACATGTCATTCCTGCCCCTTAGTCAGAGTAGCCTACTGCATGGAGAATGGGACacagtaggggagagtggggtaagttgagccattttTACATTCAGGATCACTCCGtcaacatatatttcaggatgttctATATCCcaggaaataatcagaattcatgtaaacattacagttttgaaaacatagcttgtccgGGGTAAGTTGAGCTGCCTACAAATTTCTGAACTCAATAAAATATTACCACTACCATTTAAAACCATGTCTACCTTTTTCCCCCAAACACAATCACTTGTTTGTCTTTTAACCATTTTAAGCATATTTTAACACAGACTTAACATCTAACAAACACTTTGTACTTTttaaaacacttttaacataggccaggccctgtagttacctcatatcccagcgATAAGGTCTTGCATTATGCCAGGGAAGAAAACAATTTGTTTaacttgccattggctcaacaATTGCCCCAAGGCAAACGTTTTGACTATATTATCCCACatagctacaaggatgcactatcttgctaggtttaggacctcatattgaagcttatagagaccccaactgatgtatagaaccATCTTTATTATCTACTTTCGTTTAGATACAAGAATGAACCTTCTAACAATACATACatctttattttgtattttcccccccaatttcgtggtatccaattggtagtagttacagttttgtctcatcgctgcatctcccgtacggactcgggagaggcgaaggtcgagagccatgcgtcctccgaaacacaacccaactaagcagcactgcttcttgacacaatccccacttaacccggaagccagcagcaccaatgtgttggaggaaacgcCGTACACCTGGCggccgtgtcagcgtgcactgtgcccggcccgacacaggagtcgctagtgcgcgatgagacaaggatatccctgtatataaaatcgagcacactgacatgcaatctccatagacaaacattgacagtaaaattgctttactgaagagctcagcaactttcaacatggcaccgtcataggatgccacctttccaacaagtcagttcatcacatttctgccctgctagagctcccCCGTTCaactgctgttattgtgaagtggaaatgtctaggagcaaaaaCGGCTCAggcgcgaagtggtaggccacacaagctcagagaatgaatgggaccgccgagtacTGAAGCGCGTAGCACATAAAAaccatctgtcctcagttgcaacactcactattgagtttcaaactgcctctggaagcaacgtcagcacaagaactgtttgtcgggagccgcacataagatcaccatgcgcaatgccaagcatcagctggagtggtgtaaggctcatcgccattggactctggagcaatggaaacGTGTTGTCTAGAGTgacgaatcacgcttcaccatctggcagtccgacggacgaatatGGATTtggctgtaaagtttggtggaggaggaataatggtctggggctgtttttcatgtttcgtGCTAGGCTCCTTAGTGCCTGCGAAGGgtaatcttaactctacagcatacaatgacattctagacgattttgtgcttccaactttatgac is from Oncorhynchus gorbuscha isolate QuinsamMale2020 ecotype Even-year linkage group LG19, OgorEven_v1.0, whole genome shotgun sequence and encodes:
- the pipox gene encoding peroxisomal sarcosine oxidase, whose product is MSSQDYDCIVIGAGVQGSFTAYNLAKNNKKTLLLEQFVLPHSRGSSHGQTRIIRKAYDEDYYTHMMEECYQLWSQLEKEANVKLYRRTGLLVMGPEQGDYQVFKSTLERNKVPIVILPREEFSQHIPHVNLSQGNAALVDTTAGVLYADRTLKTVQGQFQKLGGVIKDGQKVIDITPGSVVTVTTVSGVYRAKRLVITAGPWANTLLSHTGLQLPLQVIKINVCYWSEKIPGSYNVQHRFPCFIQLESEEAKHHIYGLPSNEYPGLMKICYHTGPETDPDERDRQTDRGDIDILQRYITRCFPGLVPIPAVVESCMYTVTPDDHFVLDHHPTHSNIVIGAGFSGHGFKFGPIVGKLLCELSQGEVPSYDLSPFRIRRFQAHSKSAL